The Thermoanaerobaculales bacterium genome contains a region encoding:
- a CDS encoding (2Fe-2S)-binding protein, which produces MRKTIRFVLNGSDTAISTDDRRALLWVLRTELGLTGSKFGCGEGLCGSCTVLVDGQAVRSCQLPVGKVEGARVVTIEGLTEGGALHPLQAAFVEHDALQCGFCTPGMILSAYSLLLANPRPSRQQIVDHMDANLCRCGAHTRIVQAIETAAQRMAVGSGR; this is translated from the coding sequence ATGAGAAAGACGATCCGCTTTGTCCTGAACGGCAGCGACACCGCGATCTCGACCGATGATCGACGCGCGCTGCTGTGGGTGCTGCGCACCGAGCTCGGGCTGACCGGCAGTAAGTTCGGCTGCGGCGAGGGCCTGTGCGGCTCCTGCACGGTCCTCGTCGACGGCCAGGCGGTGCGCTCCTGCCAGCTGCCGGTGGGCAAGGTCGAGGGGGCGCGGGTGGTGACGATCGAGGGCCTGACCGAGGGCGGCGCTCTCCACCCGCTGCAGGCGGCGTTCGTCGAGCACGACGCCCTCCAGTGCGGCTTCTGCACCCCCGGTATGATCCTGAGCGCCTACAGCCTCCTGCTCGCCAACCCGCGCCCGTCGCGGCAGCAGATCGTCGACCACATGGACGCCAACCTGTGCCGGTGCGGCGCCCACACGCGCATCGTGCAGGCGATCGAGACTGCGGCCCAGCGGATGGCCGTGGGGAGCGGG